One genomic region from Haloarcula sp. DT43 encodes:
- a CDS encoding sodium:calcium antiporter produces MVGLLGSVVLIVVATAVIWKGTAYFERAAERLSRYYGLPVAVHGAIVVAVGSSFPEISSVVISTVVHDEFSLGVGAIVGSAIFNLLVIPALAALSSEELRATRDIVHKDAQFYVISVLILFIVFALGATYVPGGTNRAAVLTPALAVVPLVTYGIYVFLHQQDASDHVADETHTVRPGREWGMLGVGLVVITVGVEGMVQGALSLGAIFDTPTFLWGLTVIAAGTSLPDAFVSVRAAKNDDSVTSLTNVLGSNTFNLLVAIPVGVLLAGRATIDFLVAIPTMGFLGFATLVFIVFTRTDLELTDREAYTLLGLYVVFVCWMVLESVGLIETVRGI; encoded by the coding sequence ATGGTTGGCTTGCTCGGCTCGGTCGTCCTCATTGTCGTCGCCACCGCTGTCATCTGGAAGGGGACCGCGTACTTCGAGCGGGCCGCCGAACGGCTGAGCCGGTACTACGGCCTGCCGGTAGCGGTCCACGGGGCAATCGTCGTCGCCGTCGGGTCGAGCTTCCCGGAGATAAGTTCGGTCGTCATCAGCACCGTCGTCCACGACGAGTTCTCGCTGGGCGTCGGTGCCATCGTCGGGAGCGCGATATTCAATCTGCTCGTGATTCCGGCCCTCGCGGCGCTGTCGAGCGAGGAGCTACGGGCGACGCGCGACATCGTCCACAAGGACGCCCAGTTCTACGTCATCAGCGTCCTCATCCTCTTCATCGTGTTCGCGCTCGGGGCGACGTACGTTCCGGGCGGGACGAACCGGGCGGCCGTCCTGACCCCCGCGCTCGCCGTTGTCCCGCTCGTGACCTACGGCATCTACGTCTTCCTGCACCAGCAGGACGCGAGCGACCACGTCGCGGACGAGACCCACACCGTCCGTCCGGGTCGGGAGTGGGGCATGCTCGGGGTCGGACTCGTCGTCATCACCGTCGGCGTCGAGGGGATGGTCCAGGGGGCGCTCTCGCTCGGGGCTATCTTCGATACGCCGACGTTCCTCTGGGGACTGACCGTCATCGCCGCCGGCACGAGCCTCCCCGACGCCTTCGTCAGCGTCCGGGCGGCGAAAAACGACGACAGCGTCACGAGCCTGACCAACGTCTTGGGGAGCAACACGTTCAACCTCCTGGTAGCGATTCCGGTCGGCGTCCTCCTGGCCGGCCGGGCGACAATCGACTTCCTCGTGGCGATTCCGACGATGGGGTTTCTGGGCTTTGCGACGCTCGTGTTCATCGTGTTCACGCGGACCGACCTCGAACTCACCGACCGCGAGGCGTACACGCTGCTGGGCCTGTACGTGGTGTTCGTCTGCTGGATGGTTCTGGAGTCCGTCGGACTCATCGAGACAGTCCGCGGCATCTGA